In Rhinopithecus roxellana isolate Shanxi Qingling chromosome 16, ASM756505v1, whole genome shotgun sequence, a single genomic region encodes these proteins:
- the ABITRAM gene encoding protein Abitram — protein sequence MATEPEAAEPVVPSLVDRYFTRWYKPDVKGKFCEDHCILQHSNRICVITLAESHPVLQSGKTIKSISYQISTNCSRLQNKVSGKFKRGAQFLTELAPLCKIYCSDGEEYTVSSCVRGRLMEVNENILHKPSILQEKPSTEGYIAVVLPKFEESKSITEGLLTQKQYEEVIVKRINATTTS from the exons ATGGCTACCGAGCCCGAAGCAGCGGAGCCGGTGGTGCCTTCGCTCGTGGATCGATACTTCACTCGCTGGTACAAACCGG ATGTCAAAGGAAAATTTTGTGAGGACCACTGTATACTACAGCACTCTAACCG AATATGTGTCATCACATTGGCCGAATCTCATCCAGTTCTTCAAAGTggaaaaacaattaaaagcaTTTCCTATCAGATCAGTACCAACTGTAGCAGACTTCAGAACAAGGTCTCTGGGAAATTTAAGCGG GGGGCacagtttctaacagagcttgcACCTCTCTGTAAGATTTACTGCTCAGATGGTGAAGAATATACTGTATCTAG ttgtgtTAGAGGACGTTTGATGGAAGTGAATGAAAACATTCTCCATAAGCCATCTATTCTTCAAGAaaag CCATCCACTGAAGGCTACATTGCAGTTGTGTTACCCAAATTTGAAGAAAGTAAAAGCATAACAGAAGGGTTACTGACACAAAAACAATATGAAGAAGTCATAGTGAAACGCATTAATGCCACAACTACGTCATGA